GGTAAAATAAATGATTTAATAAAAGAATATACTGAAAAAGGAGAGAAAAATGAAAATGTCGGGATAATTATAACAGAAGAAACAAAAGATAAATATCCTGCAAATATTAAAAAAATAGTATTAGGAAGCAGGTCTGATTTAAAAACTATCTCTAAAAATTTATTTAATTCATTGAGGGAAATGGATAAAAATGGCGTATCCATTATATTTATTGAAGGATTTGAAAAAAAAGGACTGGGACTTGCCATAATGGATAGATTAGAAAAAGCATCATCTAAAATAATATAAAGCAATAACAACAAAATAAAATAAATGGTTAAAAATAATATAATATATTTTTTTATTTTTTATATATATTGATATATCCTTGATTTAATGTATTATTTATATTTGCAACTTTATCGGGAAATGATTTATACCATCCAGGAAGTTCAGGGAGCTCCGTAAAATTAGTTATAATTTTCCCATTTGATAAAAATGCTTTTAATATTCCATCTTCATCTTTATATATTGACGAATTTGGGGGTATCCATTTATTATTTGGTATTTTTATGGTATCTCCTGTTCCATCAATTACACAATTATGCCCTATCACTACATTATCTCCAATTTCTGCATTAAAAACAATGGAATTAAATCCAATAAATGACTTATCTCCAATTTCTGCATGGCCATGTATGATGGTGCAATGACTTATTGAAGAATCTTTACCAACAATTACTCCTGTGCCACTTAAACAATGTATTACTGCACCATCTTGGATATTTACATTTTTTTTAATTATAATACCTTTTGTAGGTGGCTCATCGCATCTTATTACAGCATTTGGACTAATATATACCCCATCTTCAATAATCACATCACCAATGATTACAGAATTTTGGTCAATATATATGTTTTTGCCTAATTTAGGCATCTTTCCGTCAATATTTGGAAAAAGACATTTTTTTAGCATATTATCACCAATAATATATGAGTATATATTTAGATAGGTATGGTATATATTGCCCCGTATAGTTATAGTCAATCTTCGATCTTTTTCACTAAACTGTCTCAAAATCGCAAAGCGATTTTTATGATCGTATAAATTTTTCAGAGAAAAATTTAGAGATGCTATTAAAAGCTAAAATCACTTACTACATTACAAATAAATGAAATAATTTTGGGACAGATAAGGGACAGTTATTGAACTTACTATAATTGACATAAACAGTTCGTTTATATTCTAAAACATCTAGGACTAATTGAATAGCAATAGAAATTAGCAGGATTAATATATTTATGTTATAAGCTAAATATGGGCTGTAATGTAATTATAATAATTTATTTAAATTGTTCTCCCAATTCAAATCCTTTTTCAAGTGCTTTCATATTTAAATCTTTAAATTTAGGTGGAACCGCTTCACATACGGCTTTTATGAGTGATTCTTTTGATATTATTTTTGTTGTAGTTATGAGGGCTCCCAACATTACCACATTTGCCACTATTTTATTTCCTAATTCATATGCTGTTTTTGTGGCGGGTATTGGATATACGGTTACATTTTCCAATTCTGGCCCATTTGCCATCATATCTGGGTCATATAACATGGTTTTTCCAGCTTTTAAATCTTTTGAATATGTATCCATTGATTCCTGATTCATTGCAACCAATATGTCTAATTCTCTAACTTTGGGGTAATCCCTTGGGTTATCTGTGGATATCACTACCTCTGCACGGGATACTCCTCCTCTTGCTTCTGGGCCAATAGATTGAGTTTGAAATGCATAATGTCCCTCATATAATACAGTAGCTCTTCCCAATATAATTCCTGAAAGAATAACACCCTGCCCTCCAAATCCTGCAAATCTTACTTCCGTTCTCATTTTTTCCCCTCCTTTTTATTTTCTTCGTTTTCTTCCTCTTTATTCAATACAGATTCCTGTTCTATGATGTTATAAATTTGTTCTGTGTATTCTGGCTGTTCTTTATTTACAAATTCTCCAATTATTACTTTTTCATTCAATTCTTCTTCATTCATATTTTTTGCTTTATTGATGGATATTGAACTATTTTTTATAATTTCTACTAATTCTATATTGGTTTTAACCCCATTTATTCTACCGTAATTTGTATGGCACTGTGCAACCACTTCAATAAATGCAAATCCTTTGGTATTCATTCCTTTTTCTATTGCTCTGGCCAATTGTATGGGGTGTGTGGTTGTCCATCTTGCCACATAACTAGCTCCTGCGGCTTCCACTAATTTACATAAATCAAAAGGTCGTTCTGGATTTCCATATGGTGCCGTGGTTCCTTTTTTTCCTGATGGGGTTGTAGGGGAATACTGTCCTCCGGTCATTCCATATGTGTTATTATTAATACATATTACGGTCATGTCTATATTTCTCCTACATGCATGTATAAGATGATTTCCCCCTATTGCAGAACAGTCCCCATCTCCTGTGAATACAATTACATTTAAATCAGGATTAAATGTTTTTAGGCCTGTTGCAAATGCTAATGCTCTACCATGTGTTGTATGTATTGAATCACATTCAAAATATCCCGGAATTCTAGAAGAACATCCAATTCCTGAAACTAAAACCGTATCCTTCATATTTAATTCTATTTTATCAAAAGTCTTACATGCACTATTAATAACTGTTCCAATACCGCAACCAGAACAGAACATGAGGGGCAATCTATCCTTTCTTAAATATTTTAAGGCAAAATGTTCCTTGTTAGCATCTGTCATTTAAATAACCTCCTAAATATTAATTTTTTAATTTATTTTATATATCTTATTTTATTATTATATTAATTACTGTAAGGCTCCCAATTATA
The window above is part of the Methanococcus aeolicus Nankai-3 genome. Proteins encoded here:
- a CDS encoding 2-oxoacid:ferredoxin oxidoreductase subunit beta; amino-acid sequence: MTDANKEHFALKYLRKDRLPLMFCSGCGIGTVINSACKTFDKIELNMKDTVLVSGIGCSSRIPGYFECDSIHTTHGRALAFATGLKTFNPDLNVIVFTGDGDCSAIGGNHLIHACRRNIDMTVICINNNTYGMTGGQYSPTTPSGKKGTTAPYGNPERPFDLCKLVEAAGASYVARWTTTHPIQLARAIEKGMNTKGFAFIEVVAQCHTNYGRINGVKTNIELVEIIKNSSISINKAKNMNEEELNEKVIIGEFVNKEQPEYTEQIYNIIEQESVLNKEEENEENKKEGKK
- a CDS encoding 2-oxoacid:acceptor oxidoreductase family protein, which produces MRTEVRFAGFGGQGVILSGIILGRATVLYEGHYAFQTQSIGPEARGGVSRAEVVISTDNPRDYPKVRELDILVAMNQESMDTYSKDLKAGKTMLYDPDMMANGPELENVTVYPIPATKTAYELGNKIVANVVMLGALITTTKIISKESLIKAVCEAVPPKFKDLNMKALEKGFELGEQFK
- a CDS encoding gamma carbonic anhydrase family protein, with amino-acid sequence MLKKCLFPNIDGKMPKLGKNIYIDQNSVIIGDVIIEDGVYISPNAVIRCDEPPTKGIIIKKNVNIQDGAVIHCLSGTGVIVGKDSSISHCTIIHGHAEIGDKSFIGFNSIVFNAEIGDNVVIGHNCVIDGTGDTIKIPNNKWIPPNSSIYKDEDGILKAFLSNGKIITNFTELPELPGWYKSFPDKVANINNTLNQGYINIYKK